In Melanotaenia boesemani isolate fMelBoe1 chromosome 5, fMelBoe1.pri, whole genome shotgun sequence, the DNA window TCAGCGTAGCGGCACATGGGACCAGAGCTGAGGTACTCCTCCTGTCTGCCAGAGGTAGGAGGGTACTGGTTCTCGCAGGACACCACACCTGCAAGACGGCACCAGTTACAAGGCTGTTAGACATATGAAAAAGTTCTTCAAAGTGGCGCTTCCAGCCAAAACTCAAATTAACTAGTAATTATACATATCAGAACAAGTTACTTAGCAGAAATGGTCATGCTCAAAACAACTGAGCATGAGGCAATGCTTAACTAGATGACAGTAAAGTCACTTAGATTCAGCTTGTGTTTAGCCTGAGTTATCATCATACAGCATTTTATGTTCTTGATATATCAGCTTTATGTCTGTACTGTTTACACTGAAAGCAATAACTatgcataaattaaaatatctgACTCCTTAGATGCTAAATATTTTGCTATGTTCTTAGATGACCTGTAACACCCATGCAGGTTTACTGTGTTCAGGGTCATAGATACTGATAAGAATGTTCCCTCTTTCTTCTGAATAATGCGTATTATGTCAAGATAACCACCACACTGACACTAAAGTACAAACCATGTACCTCCAAAATAACAACTCCCTCTAAAACCTCTATCAAACAGTTTGACCCAGTTATTCTCCAAACTATAAGAGAAATAATACACAGCAGGTGAAGGGTGCAATATATTTCAGCATGTTGCATGATAAGTTGCTTTAGAACAAATCTAACATGCAGCCTCTTACCTGGAGTGGTTTTATGGCCAAATATTCCATTGAAAAAGCAGGGCAAACGGATGCTGCCACCAATGTCTGAGCCCACTCCGATGACCGCTCCTGCTCCTCCTATTATACTGCCTTCTCCCCCTGATCCCACATGATCACAGGAGATAAACAAAGGAAGAGGACAGATAAGCTATGGAGCCTGGCATTCTAGTTTGTTGCCTAAGACACATTTCTCTGCTTCTTATGCCTTTTAAAGCTTATTACATATATTTTCACCCAAAGCTCCCAACCTGAGCTCCCTCCTGGTATTCTCTCCAGGTCATACGAGTTTTTGGTGATGCCGTAGAGGTGGTTGTGAGACTCAAGCCACATGCACAACTCGCTTGTGTTGGTGACGCCCAGTGGTATAGCTCCTGCTCTCTTCAGCAGGGCCACCAGTGGAGCATCAACAGAGGCCACGACTCCACGCCTGGACATCACACCTGTAGTGAAGGGCATGcctgcaaagagaaaaaaaatgctcaacTATAACTTACTCATCATAAAATTTTACAATAGATACCACATCTCTGATCAGTCAGAGCAGCTGTATGGTTTAAGCATGTTGGTGGATGTGTGTATCAAATGttgacacacatacacgtcacaTGTAGGTAACAAAAGTGGCTGGTAGGAGATTAAATTTCTAGAAGTTACCCTGGAGAGCAAAGGACTCTTTGACCGACAACGGGACTCCCAGTAAAGGCAGCCGGTCCTCCAGCACCTCCTCTCCTCCAGTCTCCTCTTCAATCAGCTTATCAACCTGAGCTGCCTCCTGGAGTGCAGCAGAAAACCTGGGCAAAGGAAAAATTACAGTTAAGTATTCAAGTCAGCTCAGTTCCTGGTTAAAGAGGCTAAGTTTTCAGCATGGAAATAATAACTAAACAGAATTCAGAGTGTATATGTGAACGGAGAGTGCATGTTAAATAAAGCTACAATCTGTATGACAAATGATGGCTAAATGCGttttcagaaacattttaaaggttaaacTAAATAATAACTTCATTCCAAACATCCATAATAAGCATTATtcttataaaaacagaaatttataTAGGAGAACACAGAGGTGCAACAACACACCTAAATTTCACATGCAACAAACAACTGCATCAAATGCTTAAATATGGGAAGCTAGATGTTATAAAGCTGTTGTAATTGTTCTCCTGTAAATAACCCAACCAGGCTCTGCAGCTCTGATgcacataaagagaaaagataACAGTAAAAGTATCAGGTGAGACATTTCTTTCTTGCCTGTCTTTGACAACAGCATTCAGAAAGGGGTTAACTTCCTGGATCCTGTCGATGTAAGACTGCACCACCTCAACACTCGACACCTGCAGATATACAAAATTTAGACGCTGTAAGAGCACGTTAGGATTAGCTACGAacacatgaaacagaaaaacaagccaaacTGAAACAACCTTTAAATGTGACCTAAACAGGGATTGAGCAATTTCCCTGCTCAGGTTAAAGTGAGTATAACCAAAATGATGAGTCAAGGAAGGAAGTTTACTTTGTGCATTGATGCATTTAACACTGTTTAAACCCTTTGAGGGTTTTAGCTGCACATTTCCCAAACTCAAGTTCTCATTTTTCTTGCATTTCTGTGTCTGATTGACATTCATGATTAATCCATTCACTTTAGAAGAGAACACATAGTACATAAAGTAATCTCTTAACCCAGGAAACAACTTCCCAGTGTGTGCACCACAGAGTTCAGAGCATCTTCCTCCCAATAAACTGTTGAAACATCAGTATGATGCAGTCATACAGACCTTCACATCTGTCTGAAACTGTCTCAACAAAAACAACGTAATATTATATACACGGGAGTACGTGTGTGTTATTATTCCACACATGTTAAAGGCTTCTCTTAAGGGTTTATGGAAGCAGGATAAAACTGTAGGAAGATGATGTATCCTATAGACCGGGGCATGAGTCCAGCTTAGTGTAATAAGTTATTACAGATAAACCAATATAGCAGGTGAGAAACTAACAATACCTACAAGCTAACTCAAATAAAGACAGCATTTAGTATGTAAGTCTAAATTAACGACACCATGAAAATACAACCCAACAAGCTAAAATGTGTCCGTTGGATGCACACACCTCTTTTCGCCGGATCTTTTTAGCGAGCTGCGTCGCTGGCACGAGCAGAAGCGGGTTGGTGACGGGTGGCAGCTTCTTCCTGGAGGCTGCGGGACTCCGAAGGAGGAACTGAACAATCATCACGAAGAGCCCAGTGACAGCTTTGAAAAGCCATACCTGAGCCTTCTCCAGGCGGCTCAGGGCCATGTTTCCACCGCGGAAAGAGGACGGAAGGTAAACGGCAGCTCGACGGCTGTCAGCACCTCGGCGTACAGCTCTTGACGTAGCGACTGTTGGAACCTGTTCCTGCTAGTCAAGGCGGCGCAAGCTAGAACGTAAACcggatatgttttttttttactttcaaaataaaaccattGATTTATCGagctaaaaaaattaacactCCACCTGGCTGCATTACTCcattaaataaattgatttaATCGTAACCAGCTGTTTTAAccagctaaaaaaataaattaataaaagaaaaataaaaaacaaaacaagatagcaagtatttgtttatttcgAAAACAACTAGCAGAATATTTGTAAGTATTATGTCTAACTTGTCAACCTGTTCCGGACTGTGTCAAAGTTGACCAAAGGTAAAGTTTAACCCCGAAGAAACACAGCATGGTGACAAAACCATCAAAATGCCTCTGTTGTGCGAGTTGAGTTATTGTTGATACTAAGTGATTAAGTTAATATTCTAATTATTAACAAATTAACAAGATATTCATTGTGAGTTAAGAACTTTTGGCTTCTTAGATGAAGGCACACTACAGTTTTATGAGTCTGTGTTACCTTGGGTTTGCTGATTATTAgttaatgtgattaaaaaaaacatacatatgaaatttacataaaaaccaCTGGACAAAACGTGGTTTTATGGATTCCGATCTATtgacaaggaaaaaaatgtcaCGTCAGCTCAAATAAATTCCTTTAAAGGCTCagacatttttaattgtttgggTGTCTCTTATTTTCAGTATGCAATATGCAGCTCCTCCAATGGGTTATTGGTCTACAAAGAGGAATTTCCAATAATTTAGCAACATAAGTAACTAAATATCAACACAATCTTCACATACTATGTGTTAACCCTTATTTTATTGGTAATTATTGTCCAGCGAAACAGTTTATATACTATACTTTCAAACCTGTAGATAGACTCACTGCCACTTCTAGGCACACAATTAGGCACACTTGTTCAATTGcgtgttaacacaaatagctagtCAGCCAGTCACTTTGCTGCAACTCAGTGCATTAAGGCATGTAGAGACATGGTCAAAACAACTTGatgaagttcaacctgagcaaCAGAATGGATAAGAAAGAAGATTTGAGAACAAGAAACTGAGGTTATAATTAACACAGACTCATTGAGATTGgtcaatagaagatggaaaaatatttCCTGCTAtgatgagtctctatttcagATGTAAcgttcagatggtagggtcagaatttggtgtaaGCAACATataagcatggatccatcctgccttgtataaATAGTTCAGGATGATATTAGTAGTGTAATAGgaggggatattttcttgtacTTTGTGTTACATTGGTGTACTAGACTGCTTGCACATCAAAATAAAATCCCCCTAAGGTGCCCATGAGGGTGATTTTATGAATAGGAAATCCTCTCACAGCATTAACATTCAGGTGAAAGACTCCTGAGTCTTTCAGCTTTCTGCAATCTATCAGCACCCATCACGCAATGACCCACACAACCTATGTTAATAACCACTTTTAACATAAGGGCTGTGTCAGGAATGTATCTCTATTTATGAGATCATGATAATATCATTTTGTAAATCCAGGTGAATTCTTTGGTGTACTGCTGGTGAACAGAGGGTTTGCCTGCCAGCCTTTTCTTCTGACACCGTTTGCAGACCCTCCGGAAGCACAGCAGACATATAATCATATCCATGCCAGGACAAGGGTACAACTGGAAATGACCTTTGGCCTCCCAAAGGCACACTTTCAATATCTTTACCACTTAAAGACCAGCCCAGAAAGGACTTTGGAAATCCTGATGGCCTGTGCTGTCCTCCACAATGTGGTCTGGAGAGAACTTCCAGAGTGCCACTACAAGTGGACTGGGACAATACTGCCGGCTTGCCTGATGACAACAGTGGTCGGCTGGTCAGACACCAATATGTCTGCATATGGAGACATGAGGGGTGTATTATATACAGACCTTTGTGAATGTTTGTTCTTGTGTTGTATAATATGCTTTGACGCCGTGCTTTCTATCTAGTGGAGGATGAGTTGAGCCAGGATCCCGGCTTAAccccttatcttggttttgtgCAATAGGCCCCTGCTCTTAATGAACACACCTCACACACAGACTCTAGTGGAGTACCTGTCTTTCAACACTAGAGGGTAGCAATGCTgaagaaaacagcatttttgaCTCCTAACTGAGCAAAAGAAGCAAAGAGGAGATGAAGTGCCTCTGCAATGCAGGTTAGTGGGTTAGAGGAGGATTCATATTGTGTGCTTGTGCTTGCCAGCTCTGCaactgtggctgctgctgctgtgtcacCCTGCAGCACATTGGACCCACTGCTTTATGCATGCAtttattgtttggttttagcTTCACATGTTGGATTCTTACTCCCACTCACACAAAAATCAAAGTCCAATTTGGAGCAAATTGTGGGTGTAATGGACATTTACTCAAGCTCCACTCCTCAGTATAAATCCAAATGATCTGATGTATTTTAGTTCTTCCACTTGATGTGCTGGTGCCATTTCAGAGGGAAGTGCATTAttattaagttttgtttttcacttcaaGACACTTATGTTTTGCTTTACTTTCACATAAATGTATGAGgaactattttaattttacacCAATATTAACAAACAATCATGGAAA includes these proteins:
- the faah2b gene encoding fatty-acid amide hydrolase 2-B, which produces MALSRLEKAQVWLFKAVTGLFVMIVQFLLRSPAASRKKLPPVTNPLLLVPATQLAKKIRRKEVSSVEVVQSYIDRIQEVNPFLNAVVKDRFSAALQEAAQVDKLIEEETGGEEVLEDRLPLLGVPLSVKESFALQGMPFTTGVMSRRGVVASVDAPLVALLKRAGAIPLGVTNTSELCMWLESHNHLYGITKNSYDLERIPGGSSGGEGSIIGGAGAVIGVGSDIGGSIRLPCFFNGIFGHKTTPGVVSCENQYPPTSGRQEEYLSSGPMCRYAEDLLPMLKIMAGPNADKLSLNTKVDLKKLRFFTIPHDGGSVYTYPVSKELVDIQKKVVERLEIDFGVKVQQVSLPGLRYGFQIWDKYMVLPDEQGKPPLPFAELMGEPGRPAWPLWELLKRMVGKSDHTMAAIMLGLLEGSSWSKTSSFIIQQKEKLQKEVEELLGTDGVFLYPTHPRVAPKHHHPLLRPFDFAYTGVLNILGLPVTQCPLGLGKEGLPLGVQVVGGKLQDHLTLAVAVYLEKAFGGWRDPGAN